From the Paenibacillus sp. FSL H8-0548 genome, one window contains:
- a CDS encoding glycoside hydrolase family 88 protein, whose protein sequence is MKISAKESDLKQVVGRVAEYTFGMDLTWDWPGGVAYYGVSRAYEVTGEQVYLDRMIAWVDEYIEAGLPVWTVNTCAMGHMLLTLYEQTKDERYAELIFSKLDYLENKALRFGDRVLQHTVSAKNDFPEQCWADTLFMAAYFMLRAGIMFDKKHLVEDALHQFFWHINYLQDENDGLWYHGYNHIKKDHMSGIYWARANGWAAYTMSRAAKILPEAYLYPPMMHIWSSLRDQLAAIKKLQQEDGLWGTVLDFPEAYGEVSATAGIAAAMVTQGNPLHGKHVQKALDGLLANIADNGRVRNVSGGTAVMNDIAGYLRIDRKWAQGWGQGLGLAFLATVIDEIKQE, encoded by the coding sequence ATGAAAATTAGCGCAAAAGAAAGCGACTTGAAGCAAGTCGTCGGACGTGTGGCGGAGTACACGTTCGGCATGGATCTAACTTGGGACTGGCCGGGAGGAGTTGCCTACTACGGCGTCAGTCGGGCTTACGAAGTGACGGGCGAGCAAGTATATCTGGATCGAATGATCGCTTGGGTAGACGAATACATAGAGGCGGGACTTCCGGTTTGGACGGTCAATACATGCGCGATGGGGCATATGCTGCTCACCTTGTACGAGCAGACGAAGGACGAGCGGTATGCGGAGCTTATTTTCAGCAAGCTCGATTATTTGGAGAACAAAGCACTACGTTTCGGCGACCGAGTGCTTCAGCATACAGTGTCGGCCAAAAATGATTTTCCGGAGCAGTGCTGGGCGGATACTTTGTTCATGGCGGCGTATTTCATGCTGCGCGCGGGCATTATGTTTGACAAAAAACATCTCGTAGAAGACGCTTTGCATCAATTTTTCTGGCATATCAATTACTTGCAGGACGAGAACGACGGGCTGTGGTATCACGGCTACAATCATATCAAGAAGGATCACATGTCCGGCATTTATTGGGCGCGTGCCAACGGCTGGGCGGCCTATACGATGTCCAGAGCTGCCAAAATATTGCCGGAGGCCTATCTGTATCCACCGATGATGCATATATGGAGTTCATTGCGCGATCAGCTCGCCGCAATCAAGAAGCTGCAGCAGGAAGACGGTCTCTGGGGCACCGTGCTTGATTTTCCGGAAGCCTATGGTGAAGTGTCAGCTACCGCGGGCATCGCGGCGGCTATGGTCACGCAAGGAAACCCGCTGCACGGGAAGCATGTGCAGAAGGCGCTTGACGGCCTGCTAGCGAACATTGCAGACAACGGCCGCGTTAGGAACGTATCGGGAGGCACCGCCGTCATGAACGACATCGCTGGTTACCTCCGCATCGACCGGAAATGGGCGCAGGGCTGGGGGCAGGGGCTAGGCCTTGCTTTCTTGGCCACGGTTATCGACGAAATCAAACAAGAGTAG